One Malus sylvestris chromosome 14, drMalSylv7.2, whole genome shotgun sequence DNA segment encodes these proteins:
- the LOC126600082 gene encoding argininosuccinate lyase, chloroplastic-like isoform X2, which produces MNMESLAVFNSSLSLYSPSHDHFIPKNLGPFRTTSLQPMHKMEVRCAAQAQSTETKSKEAKLWGGRFEESVTDAVERFTESISFDKALYKHDIMGSKAHASMLAKQGLITVNDRDSIHKGLSEIERLIESGKFEWRTDREDVHMNIEAALTDLIGEPAKKLHTARSRNDQVLTDFRLWIRDAIDAIGVKIKYLQFSLVKLAMENEGVIVPGYTHLQRAQPVLLQHLLLAFVEQLERDAGRLLDCRVRLNFCPLGACALAGTGLPIDRFMTSDALDFTAPMRNSIDAVSDRDFVMEFLSANAITAIHLSRLGEEWVLWASEEFGFVTPSDKVSTGSSIMPQKKNPDPMELVRGKSARVVGDLVTLLTLCKGLPLAYNRDLQEDKEPVFDSVKTILGMLEVSAEFAQNITFNRERIQKSLPAGHLDATTLADYLVKKGIPFRTSHDIVGRAVAVCVSKSCQLQDLSVDELKSIDPVFDKDVYEFLGVENSVKKFSSYGSTGSACVASQLDHWVTKLEINRGV; this is translated from the exons ATGAACATGGAGTCCTTAGCTGTTTTCAactcctcactctcactctactCTCCCTCGCATGACCACTTCATCCCAAAGAACCTTGGACCCTTCCGTACGACATCATTGCAACCAATGCATAAGATGGAGGTCCGATGTGCTGCCCAGGCCCAATCCACTGAAACCAAGTCCAAGGAGGCCAAGCTCTGGGGCGGCCGCTTCGAGGAGAGCGTGACTGACGCTGTCGAACGATTTACTGAGTCCATCTCCTTCGACAAAGCCCTTTACAAGCATGATATCATGGGCAGCAAGGCTCACGCTTCCATGCTAGCCAAACAG GGATTGATTACTGTTAATGACCGGGATAGCATCCACAAGGGGCTGAGCGAGATAGAAAGGCTAATTGAGAGTGGCAAGTTTGAATGGAGGACCGACAGAGAAGATGTGCACATGAACATTGAGGCAGCGCTGACTGATTTGATCGGCGAACCGGCTAAGAAGCTCCACACGGCTCGGAGTCGAAACGATCAGGTTTTGACAGATTTTCGATTGTGGATCCGAGACGCGATTGATGCAATTGGAGTGAAGATTAAGTATCTTCAATTTTCGCTCGTCAAATTGGCAATGGAGAACGAGGGTGTTATCGTTCCTGGTTACACGCATTTGCAAAGGGCTCAGCCTGTTCTGCTTCAGCATTTGCTCTTGGCGTTTGTTGAGCAG CTTGAACGTGATGCTGGCCGTTTACTAGATTGTAGAGTGAGGTTGAATTTCTGCCCCTTAGGTGCTTGTGCATTGGCCGGCACTGGACTTCCGATTGATCGGTTTATGACCTCTGATGCTTTAGACTTTACTGCTCCTATGAGGAACAG TATTGATGCAGTGTCAGACCGAGATTTTGTCATGGAGTTTCTTTCTGCTAATGCCATCACAGCCATTCATCTCTCCCGGCTTGGTGAAGAGTGGGTACTGTGGGCTTCAGAGGAGTTTGGATTTGTCACGCCAAGTGACAAGGTTTCAACAGGAAGTAGTATCATGCCTCAGAAGAAAAATCCAGATCCCATGGAACTTGTTCGTGGAAAGTCCGCTAGAGTAGTAGGAGACCTGGTTACCCTTCTCACATTGTGCAAAGGACTTCCCCTTGCTTACAATCGTGATTTGCAG GAAGATAAGGAACCTGTCTTTGACAGCGTGAAGACAATATTGGGGATGCTTGAAGTATCTGCAGAGTTTGCACAGAACATTACCTTTAACAGGGAGAGAATACAAAAGAGTTTACCTGCTGGTCACCTTGATGCCACAACGCTTGCTGATTATCTTGTGAAAAAG GGAATACCTTTCAGAACTTCTCATGACATAGTTGGGAGGGCAGTTGCCGTGTGCGTCTCCAAAAGTTGCCAGCTGCAGGATTTGAGTGTCGATGAGCTCAAAAGTATTGATCCAGTGTTTGACAAGGATGTATATGAGTTTCTTGGAGTAGAGAATTCAGTTAAGAAATTCTCCTCGTATGGCTCCACAGGGTCAGCATGTGTCGCCAGTCAGCTTGATCATTGGGTTACAAAACTTGAAATCAACAGAGGGGTCTGA
- the LOC126600082 gene encoding argininosuccinate lyase, chloroplastic-like isoform X3 produces the protein MHKMEVRCAAQAQSTETKSKEAKLWGGRFEESVTDAVERFTESISFDKALYKHDIMGSKAHASMLAKQGLITVNDRDSIHKGLSEIERLIESGKFEWRTDREDVHMNIEAALTDLIGEPAKKLHTARSRNDQVLTDFRLWIRDAIDAIGVKIKYLQFSLVKLAMENEGVIVPGYTHLQRAQPVLLQHLLLAFVEQLERDAGRLLDCRVRLNFCPLGACALAGTGLPIDRFMTSDALDFTAPMRNSIDAVSDRDFVMEFLSANAITAIHLSRLGEEWVLWASEEFGFVTPSDKVSTGSSIMPQKKNPDPMELVRGKSARVVGDLVTLLTLCKGLPLAYNRDLQEDKEPVFDSVKTILGMLEVSAEFAQNITFNRERIQKSLPAGHLDATTLADYLVKKGIPFRTSHDIVGRAVAVCVSKSCQLQDLSVDELKSIDPVFDKDVYEFLGVENSVKKFSSYGSTGSACVASQLDHWVTKLEINRGV, from the exons ATGCATAAGATGGAGGTCCGATGTGCTGCCCAGGCCCAATCCACTGAAACCAAGTCCAAGGAGGCCAAGCTCTGGGGCGGCCGCTTCGAGGAGAGCGTGACTGACGCTGTCGAACGATTTACTGAGTCCATCTCCTTCGACAAAGCCCTTTACAAGCATGATATCATGGGCAGCAAGGCTCACGCTTCCATGCTAGCCAAACAG GGATTGATTACTGTTAATGACCGGGATAGCATCCACAAGGGGCTGAGCGAGATAGAAAGGCTAATTGAGAGTGGCAAGTTTGAATGGAGGACCGACAGAGAAGATGTGCACATGAACATTGAGGCAGCGCTGACTGATTTGATCGGCGAACCGGCTAAGAAGCTCCACACGGCTCGGAGTCGAAACGATCAGGTTTTGACAGATTTTCGATTGTGGATCCGAGACGCGATTGATGCAATTGGAGTGAAGATTAAGTATCTTCAATTTTCGCTCGTCAAATTGGCAATGGAGAACGAGGGTGTTATCGTTCCTGGTTACACGCATTTGCAAAGGGCTCAGCCTGTTCTGCTTCAGCATTTGCTCTTGGCGTTTGTTGAGCAG CTTGAACGTGATGCTGGCCGTTTACTAGATTGTAGAGTGAGGTTGAATTTCTGCCCCTTAGGTGCTTGTGCATTGGCCGGCACTGGACTTCCGATTGATCGGTTTATGACCTCTGATGCTTTAGACTTTACTGCTCCTATGAGGAACAG TATTGATGCAGTGTCAGACCGAGATTTTGTCATGGAGTTTCTTTCTGCTAATGCCATCACAGCCATTCATCTCTCCCGGCTTGGTGAAGAGTGGGTACTGTGGGCTTCAGAGGAGTTTGGATTTGTCACGCCAAGTGACAAGGTTTCAACAGGAAGTAGTATCATGCCTCAGAAGAAAAATCCAGATCCCATGGAACTTGTTCGTGGAAAGTCCGCTAGAGTAGTAGGAGACCTGGTTACCCTTCTCACATTGTGCAAAGGACTTCCCCTTGCTTACAATCGTGATTTGCAG GAAGATAAGGAACCTGTCTTTGACAGCGTGAAGACAATATTGGGGATGCTTGAAGTATCTGCAGAGTTTGCACAGAACATTACCTTTAACAGGGAGAGAATACAAAAGAGTTTACCTGCTGGTCACCTTGATGCCACAACGCTTGCTGATTATCTTGTGAAAAAG GGAATACCTTTCAGAACTTCTCATGACATAGTTGGGAGGGCAGTTGCCGTGTGCGTCTCCAAAAGTTGCCAGCTGCAGGATTTGAGTGTCGATGAGCTCAAAAGTATTGATCCAGTGTTTGACAAGGATGTATATGAGTTTCTTGGAGTAGAGAATTCAGTTAAGAAATTCTCCTCGTATGGCTCCACAGGGTCAGCATGTGTCGCCAGTCAGCTTGATCATTGGGTTACAAAACTTGAAATCAACAGAGGGGTCTGA
- the LOC126600080 gene encoding protein XAP5 CIRCADIAN TIMEKEEPER, which yields MSGMGDGYVGTAQDAVRIRRLEKQREAERQKIHELKSKSASDNGQPGLLQFGSSTSEILETAFKKETIGLVTREQYVEKKENIKNKYEEEEKEKLQKLQQEEEELQLQKRKKRKIKGSSRLSFADEVEVGIEEEGGENKSTEATRLQCGRLGKDPTVETSFLPDSEREAEEQAERERLRKQWQTEQDKIRRESLQITYSYWDGTGHRRVLQVKKGDKIGDFLKAVQQQLAPEFREVRTTSVENLLYVKEDLIIPHQHSFYELIVNKARGKSGPLFHFDVHEDVRTIADATIEKDESHAGKVVERHWYEKNKHIFPASRWEIYDPTKKWERYTIHGD from the exons ATGTCGGGTATGGGAGACGGATATGTGGGCACGGCTCAAGATGCCGTGAGGATTCGAAGACTCGAGAAGCAAAGAGAAGCCGAGCGCCAGAAAATTCATGAGCTCAAAAGCAAGTCGGCCTCCGATAATGGCCAGCCGGGTCTCCTCCAGTTCGGATCAAGTACTTCTGAG ATTCTTGAGACGGCATTTAAGAAAGAAACCATTGGTCTGGTTACAAGGGAGCAGTATGTGGAGAAG AAAGAAAATATTAAGAACAAAtatgaggaggaagagaaggagaaaCTTCAGAAGCTACAACAAGA GGAGGAGGAACTCCAATTACAAAAgcgaaagaagaggaagataaaGGGGAGTTCTCGATTATCCTTTGCAGATGAAGTTGAGGTTGGAATTGAAGAGGAAGGTGGAGAAAATA AAAGCACGGAGGCTACAAGATTACAGTGTGGTAGACTTGGGAAAGATCCTACAGTGGAGACCAGCTTTCTGCCAGATAG TGAGCGGGAGGCAGAGGAACAAGCTGAGCGTGAAAGGTTGCGGAAGCAGTGGCAGACTGAGCAGGATAAAATAAGAA GGGAGTCACTTCAAATTACTTACAGCTATTGGGATGGAACTGGGCATAGGAGAGTGCTACAG GTAAAGAAGGGTGATAAAATCGGAGATTTCCTTAAGGCTGTTCAACAGCAACTTGCACCTGAGTTTCGAGAGGTGCGAACCACCTCAGTGGAGAATTTGCTATATGTAAAAGAAGATCTTATCATTCCACAT cagcataGTTTCTATGAGCTAATTGTAAACAAGGCTAGGGGCAAAAGTGGACCG CTTTTTCATTTTGATGTGCATGAGGATGTGCGAACAATTGCTGATGCTACAATAGAGAAGGATGAG TCTCATGCTGGGAAGGTTGTTGAGAGGCATTGGTATGAGAAGAACAAGCATATTTTCCCTGCTTCCAGATGGGAG ATATATGATCCAACGAAGAAATGGGAGCGTTACACAATCCACGGGGACTGA
- the LOC126600082 gene encoding argininosuccinate lyase, chloroplastic-like isoform X1, producing MFYVWWLLFITAGQVGLHICSNLSPPIHSFFIYHHRVYMNMESLAVFNSSLSLYSPSHDHFIPKNLGPFRTTSLQPMHKMEVRCAAQAQSTETKSKEAKLWGGRFEESVTDAVERFTESISFDKALYKHDIMGSKAHASMLAKQGLITVNDRDSIHKGLSEIERLIESGKFEWRTDREDVHMNIEAALTDLIGEPAKKLHTARSRNDQVLTDFRLWIRDAIDAIGVKIKYLQFSLVKLAMENEGVIVPGYTHLQRAQPVLLQHLLLAFVEQLERDAGRLLDCRVRLNFCPLGACALAGTGLPIDRFMTSDALDFTAPMRNSIDAVSDRDFVMEFLSANAITAIHLSRLGEEWVLWASEEFGFVTPSDKVSTGSSIMPQKKNPDPMELVRGKSARVVGDLVTLLTLCKGLPLAYNRDLQEDKEPVFDSVKTILGMLEVSAEFAQNITFNRERIQKSLPAGHLDATTLADYLVKKGIPFRTSHDIVGRAVAVCVSKSCQLQDLSVDELKSIDPVFDKDVYEFLGVENSVKKFSSYGSTGSACVASQLDHWVTKLEINRGV from the exons atgttttatgtatgGTGGCTTTTGTTTATAACGGCTGGACAAGTTGGTCTCCATATTTGTTCGAATTTGTCACCACCCATACATTCATTCTTCATCTACCACCACAGAGTGTACATGAACATGGAGTCCTTAGCTGTTTTCAactcctcactctcactctactCTCCCTCGCATGACCACTTCATCCCAAAGAACCTTGGACCCTTCCGTACGACATCATTGCAACCAATGCATAAGATGGAGGTCCGATGTGCTGCCCAGGCCCAATCCACTGAAACCAAGTCCAAGGAGGCCAAGCTCTGGGGCGGCCGCTTCGAGGAGAGCGTGACTGACGCTGTCGAACGATTTACTGAGTCCATCTCCTTCGACAAAGCCCTTTACAAGCATGATATCATGGGCAGCAAGGCTCACGCTTCCATGCTAGCCAAACAG GGATTGATTACTGTTAATGACCGGGATAGCATCCACAAGGGGCTGAGCGAGATAGAAAGGCTAATTGAGAGTGGCAAGTTTGAATGGAGGACCGACAGAGAAGATGTGCACATGAACATTGAGGCAGCGCTGACTGATTTGATCGGCGAACCGGCTAAGAAGCTCCACACGGCTCGGAGTCGAAACGATCAGGTTTTGACAGATTTTCGATTGTGGATCCGAGACGCGATTGATGCAATTGGAGTGAAGATTAAGTATCTTCAATTTTCGCTCGTCAAATTGGCAATGGAGAACGAGGGTGTTATCGTTCCTGGTTACACGCATTTGCAAAGGGCTCAGCCTGTTCTGCTTCAGCATTTGCTCTTGGCGTTTGTTGAGCAG CTTGAACGTGATGCTGGCCGTTTACTAGATTGTAGAGTGAGGTTGAATTTCTGCCCCTTAGGTGCTTGTGCATTGGCCGGCACTGGACTTCCGATTGATCGGTTTATGACCTCTGATGCTTTAGACTTTACTGCTCCTATGAGGAACAG TATTGATGCAGTGTCAGACCGAGATTTTGTCATGGAGTTTCTTTCTGCTAATGCCATCACAGCCATTCATCTCTCCCGGCTTGGTGAAGAGTGGGTACTGTGGGCTTCAGAGGAGTTTGGATTTGTCACGCCAAGTGACAAGGTTTCAACAGGAAGTAGTATCATGCCTCAGAAGAAAAATCCAGATCCCATGGAACTTGTTCGTGGAAAGTCCGCTAGAGTAGTAGGAGACCTGGTTACCCTTCTCACATTGTGCAAAGGACTTCCCCTTGCTTACAATCGTGATTTGCAG GAAGATAAGGAACCTGTCTTTGACAGCGTGAAGACAATATTGGGGATGCTTGAAGTATCTGCAGAGTTTGCACAGAACATTACCTTTAACAGGGAGAGAATACAAAAGAGTTTACCTGCTGGTCACCTTGATGCCACAACGCTTGCTGATTATCTTGTGAAAAAG GGAATACCTTTCAGAACTTCTCATGACATAGTTGGGAGGGCAGTTGCCGTGTGCGTCTCCAAAAGTTGCCAGCTGCAGGATTTGAGTGTCGATGAGCTCAAAAGTATTGATCCAGTGTTTGACAAGGATGTATATGAGTTTCTTGGAGTAGAGAATTCAGTTAAGAAATTCTCCTCGTATGGCTCCACAGGGTCAGCATGTGTCGCCAGTCAGCTTGATCATTGGGTTACAAAACTTGAAATCAACAGAGGGGTCTGA